A genomic segment from Neobacillus sp. YX16 encodes:
- a CDS encoding cobyric acid synthase, whose protein sequence is MKGIMIQGTASDVGKSLIVTALCRMFANDGVKVVPFKSQNMSNNSYVTKDGKEIGRAQGIQAEAAKIEATVWMNPILLKPRSNQDSEIVYLGKALKTLSGRGYRETFYEKGLEVIQKSLNQLSSEYELVVIEGAGSPVEINLKDRELVNMKVAELADVPVILVADIDRGGVFASIVGTIELFEPEERQRVAGIIINKFRGDISLFEDGIQWLEKKTGIPVLGVLPYVEKHMIDGEDSLSLSNQFSNRKKGNLDIAVIHLPFVSNYSDLEPFLYEEDVSIRWVKHPSDFGNPDAVIIPGTKSTIHDLNTLRDRHLDNLIQNHIEHGGYVVGICGGYQILGEEIIDEMGSDTGIPNKSVAGLGWIPGRTTFYDEKETVRAAGVYHENTGLITNGKLEGYEIHLGKTVLHQQGCSFLVLENGKEEGFYGKNGLIIGTYLHHLFHNDEWRNHWLNMIRKSKGLHSKETIYINEYKDKRYDEIAGKMREHLNFEQLNDMIHKWCSK, encoded by the coding sequence ATGAAAGGAATTATGATTCAAGGAACCGCATCCGATGTTGGGAAAAGCCTCATTGTGACCGCGCTCTGCCGGATGTTTGCCAATGATGGAGTAAAAGTAGTTCCCTTCAAATCTCAAAATATGTCCAATAATTCTTATGTGACAAAGGATGGAAAAGAAATTGGCAGAGCACAAGGAATCCAGGCGGAAGCTGCAAAAATTGAGGCAACTGTATGGATGAATCCTATTCTTTTAAAGCCCCGCTCGAATCAGGATTCTGAGATTGTATATTTAGGTAAAGCGTTGAAAACTCTTTCAGGAAGAGGGTATCGAGAAACTTTTTATGAAAAGGGGCTTGAGGTGATTCAGAAGTCTTTAAATCAGTTATCAAGTGAATACGAACTAGTGGTTATAGAAGGTGCCGGGAGTCCGGTTGAAATCAATCTCAAGGATCGAGAGCTTGTGAATATGAAGGTGGCTGAGCTGGCAGATGTTCCTGTGATTCTGGTAGCGGATATTGACAGAGGCGGAGTTTTTGCAAGTATTGTTGGCACTATTGAGCTTTTTGAACCCGAAGAAAGACAAAGAGTTGCAGGCATTATTATTAATAAATTCCGCGGTGATATCAGTTTATTTGAAGATGGGATTCAGTGGCTGGAAAAGAAAACGGGAATTCCTGTATTAGGTGTACTGCCATATGTAGAAAAACATATGATTGATGGGGAAGATTCTTTGTCATTAAGCAATCAATTTTCAAACAGGAAAAAAGGGAATCTGGATATTGCTGTCATCCATCTCCCATTTGTTTCGAACTATAGTGATCTGGAACCATTTCTATATGAAGAGGATGTTTCGATTCGCTGGGTCAAACATCCTTCTGATTTTGGTAATCCCGACGCGGTCATTATTCCTGGGACCAAGAGTACGATCCATGATTTGAATACGCTAAGAGATAGACATTTAGATAACTTGATTCAAAATCATATAGAACATGGCGGTTATGTTGTAGGTATTTGTGGAGGGTATCAAATTCTGGGTGAAGAAATTATCGATGAAATGGGTTCGGATACAGGGATACCTAACAAAAGCGTGGCAGGATTGGGATGGATTCCAGGCAGAACCACTTTTTATGATGAAAAAGAAACAGTGAGAGCTGCAGGAGTCTACCACGAAAATACAGGTTTGATCACAAATGGAAAGCTAGAAGGGTATGAAATACATTTAGGGAAGACAGTACTACATCAGCAAGGCTGTTCATTTCTAGTGCTTGAAAATGGAAAAGAAGAAGGGTTTTACGGCAAAAATGGTCTAATTATTGGAACGTATCTGCATCATCTTTTTCATAATGATGAATGGAGAAATCATTGGTTAAACATGATTCGAAAAAGCAAAGGCTTACACAGTAAAGAAACCATTTATATAAATGAGTACAAAGATAAAAGATATGATGAAATTGCGGGAAAAATGAGAGAACATCTAAATTTTGAACAGCTAAATGACATGATCCATAAGTGGTGCTCAAAATGA
- a CDS encoding histidine phosphatase family protein, with translation MVIALFRHGLTEENKRKAYLGWNDSSLCTQSANLSTSNRYDLYYSSDLPRCITTGNILFPNNDLNLLPHLREMNFGQWEGKTYEDLKEFPLYQQWLSNPTSYCPPGGESFEEFTHRIQNGWGKIAGKILSENIERCAIITHGGIIRYLLSKYAPMKNDFWYWQAPHEQGYELIFEREALRRGDRCTLLREVPLTAKEHG, from the coding sequence GTGGTTATTGCATTATTTCGCCATGGCCTAACAGAGGAGAATAAACGGAAAGCCTATTTAGGATGGAACGATTCTTCTTTATGCACACAGTCTGCGAATCTGAGCACGAGCAACAGGTACGATCTCTATTATTCAAGTGATTTGCCAAGATGTATAACGACAGGGAATATCCTTTTTCCAAATAACGATCTGAATCTGTTACCTCATTTAAGGGAAATGAATTTTGGTCAATGGGAAGGAAAAACCTATGAAGATTTAAAAGAATTTCCTCTATATCAACAATGGCTATCAAATCCTACATCCTATTGTCCGCCAGGCGGAGAGTCATTTGAGGAATTCACACATAGGATTCAAAATGGGTGGGGAAAGATTGCTGGAAAAATTCTCTCTGAAAACATCGAACGCTGTGCCATTATCACGCATGGCGGAATCATTCGATATTTATTGTCTAAATATGCACCTATGAAAAATGATTTTTGGTATTGGCAAGCACCGCATGAGCAAGGATATGAACTTATTTTTGAAAGAGAAGCATTAAGGAGGGGTGATCGTTGCACTTTATTACGGGAGGTGCCTTTAACGGCAAAAGAGCATGGGTAA
- a CDS encoding bifunctional adenosylcobinamide kinase/adenosylcobinamide-phosphate guanylyltransferase yields MAAASLIFISGGVRSGKSSFAEKLALELAKENGGQLNYLATGVASDQEMKERIAKHRSDREIGKYRWRTIEQSLNIGEIAHIFNDEDIILLDCVTTLLNNELFSANQKWDESFLTKVMETIITGINDIRDRAKVLIVVSNEVFHESMVENELVFSYGRILGKIHQQLVKAADQAFLVEAGIAINMKGVRI; encoded by the coding sequence ATGGCGGCAGCTTCATTAATCTTTATTTCTGGCGGGGTCAGGAGCGGGAAAAGCAGCTTTGCAGAAAAATTAGCACTAGAGCTCGCAAAGGAAAATGGTGGTCAATTAAACTATTTGGCAACAGGTGTGGCTTCGGACCAAGAAATGAAGGAACGAATTGCAAAACACCGGAGTGACCGAGAGATAGGAAAGTACCGATGGAGAACGATTGAACAGTCACTAAATATTGGGGAGATTGCTCATATTTTTAACGATGAAGATATTATTCTTCTTGATTGTGTTACGACCCTCTTAAATAATGAACTGTTTTCTGCAAACCAAAAATGGGATGAGTCTTTTTTGACAAAAGTAATGGAAACGATCATAACAGGGATAAATGACATACGTGACAGAGCAAAAGTTTTAATTGTTGTTAGTAATGAAGTTTTCCATGAGTCAATGGTCGAAAATGAACTAGTATTTTCATATGGACGTATTCTTGGGAAGATTCATCAGCAATTGGTGAAGGCCGCTGATCAAGCATTTTTAGTTGAAGCGGGAATAGCGATCAACATGAAGGGAGTTAGGATATGA
- the cobS gene encoding adenosylcobinamide-GDP ribazoletransferase produces MKFLKGFLLDLQFFTAIPIRFELPMDIPHLKSAVQAFPLVGLLQGGIYASLFYVLTEYTPLSTLAIAFFLWLMSILLTGGIHLDGWMDASDAYFSYGDQPKRLEIMKDPRTGAFGVISVIVLLSCRFLFIYEITENVQVVSYWMIAAIPFLSKSVMGVLLLTVKSAKNEGLGALFQSAATIKVLWIYPFYFSAILGLMTFVDNGFFLLSILIVIACASLLVCRRKAVSWFGGITGDVLGAAVEGTELFLWMTLWLLHYFAMA; encoded by the coding sequence ATGAAATTTCTAAAGGGTTTCTTACTCGACCTGCAATTTTTTACTGCCATTCCCATACGTTTTGAATTACCAATGGATATACCTCATCTAAAAAGTGCTGTTCAAGCCTTCCCTTTAGTAGGACTTCTACAAGGGGGGATATATGCCTCACTTTTTTATGTCTTGACTGAATATACGCCTTTGTCCACTCTTGCAATCGCGTTCTTTCTTTGGCTCATGAGTATTCTGTTAACAGGCGGAATTCACTTAGACGGCTGGATGGATGCAAGCGATGCTTATTTTTCATACGGCGATCAGCCGAAAAGGCTAGAGATTATGAAGGACCCAAGAACTGGTGCCTTTGGTGTAATCTCGGTTATTGTCTTGTTAAGCTGCCGTTTTCTCTTTATTTATGAGATTACCGAAAATGTACAAGTAGTTTCATACTGGATGATTGCAGCTATCCCATTTTTGAGTAAAAGTGTCATGGGTGTCCTGCTGCTTACTGTAAAGTCCGCTAAAAATGAGGGACTAGGCGCTTTATTCCAAAGTGCCGCAACAATAAAGGTATTATGGATTTATCCCTTTTATTTTTCTGCCATTCTTGGTCTCATGACTTTCGTTGATAATGGCTTCTTTCTTCTTTCGATTTTGATTGTTATTGCCTGTGCTAGTTTGCTAGTATGTCGCCGAAAAGCAGTAAGCTGGTTTGGTGGGATTACGGGGGATGTTTTAGGTGCTGCTGTGGAAGGGACTGAATTATTTTTATGGATGACACTGTGGTTATTGCATTATTTCGCCATGGCCTAA
- a CDS encoding bifunctional adenosylcobinamide kinase/adenosylcobinamide-phosphate guanylyltransferase, translated as MHFITGGAFNGKRAWVKNTYGLTGSWLSAYQETPLTENFNHINSDLLVLEGIEIWIKELTKTYDSYRSREIWIQIINNWLSWEKAELERRLVVIGTDITKGVVPIERENRLWRDVTGWAYQDLSAMADKVDVIWYGLNQTIKQTGDEKQ; from the coding sequence TTGCACTTTATTACGGGAGGTGCCTTTAACGGCAAAAGAGCATGGGTAAAGAATACTTACGGTTTAACTGGCAGCTGGCTTTCAGCTTATCAGGAAACACCTCTGACAGAAAACTTTAACCATATTAATAGTGATTTACTAGTTTTAGAAGGAATCGAAATTTGGATAAAAGAGTTAACCAAAACATATGATTCATACAGAAGCCGGGAAATTTGGATTCAAATCATAAACAATTGGCTTTCCTGGGAAAAAGCAGAGCTCGAGCGAAGACTAGTGGTAATTGGGACGGATATCACAAAAGGAGTTGTCCCGATAGAGAGAGAAAATAGATTATGGCGGGATGTAACAGGATGGGCCTACCAAGATCTTTCTGCAATGGCGGATAAAGTGGATGTCATTTGGTATGGATTAAATCAAACAATCAAACAAACGGGGGATGAGAAGCAATGA